The following DNA comes from Leifsonia sp. 1010.
GTGTCTGATGCGGTGGAAGCGTTTGCGTCCGCCGGTGCCGGGCGGCTGGCCGCGCACAGCGGCAGTATAGCGAGTGGGGTGGAAGCGTTTGCACTCTGTGACGCGATGCGGTCAGGCCCAGTGGCCGGGGCGGTCGAGCGTCGGCGGCAGAACGGTGCTGGCGTCGCCGGTCGCGGCGTTGACCTGCACCTGGGTGAGATAGATCGCCTCGCGCAGGTCGGCACCATGGAGGCGGGCATCCCGGAGGTCGGCTCCGATCAGCTCGGCACGGGAGAGGTCGGCGCCGCGGAGGTCGGCGGCGATGAGAAGTGCGCCGCGGAGTTCGGCTCCGCGGAGGTCCGCTCCCCGGAGGTCGGCGCCCAAGAGGTCTGCACCCGGCTGGATGCGTGAGCGCGCCGTCTTCTTCCGGCCGGAGCCGAGGGGTCCGGTGCCGACCGGACCGGCCTCGCGGGTGAGCCGGGCGGCCTCGCGGAGGAGCTCGGCGGCCGGCCCCCGCAACTCCTCGATGTCCGTATCGACGATGACCGAGCTCGGCGCGTCCGTCAGCGTCCGCACGTCGGCGCGTGCACGCCGGAGGGCCGGATGGATGCGGGCTGCCGCGGACAGGGCGAGTGCCTCCTCGAGGTACCAGAGGAGCTCGTGCAGCTGGCGCATGAGCGGGAAGACGGCGAACATCTCACGACGGCGGTCGGCGTCGTCGCGCCATCCCCTCCCGTCGAAGGTGTGCTGCGTCACCTGCTGACCGGCTCCGAAGCAGTCGAAGACCGTGCAGCCGCGGAAGCCGCTCTCGCGGAGCCTCGGATGGATGGTGCAGAGGTCGTCGTGGTCGAGGTTGACGCAGGGGTCGCCGGCAGGCTTGTCGAACGCGAAGTCGGCGGAGCGTGCGAAGGCGAGGGCGACGCAGCAGAGCCCGACGCACCGGGAGCAGTCGGCTTTCAGCTCGCGGCGGGGGTCTTCAGCGGTGCGCACCCGTCCACAGTACGGGTCCGCCGCAACCTTTCCACACCCTCAGGGAGAGCCGGAATAGCCCCGGGCCGACCGCGTTAGCGTGGAAGAACGACACAACGAAGGAGAACAGCATGACTGCACCGCGCCGCACGATCGGTTCGTCCGACCTCGAGGTCTACCCGCTCTCTCTGGGGGGCAACGTCTTCGGCTGGACGGCCGACCGGGAAACATCGTTCGACGTGCTCGACGGGTACACCGCGGCGGGCGGCAACTTCGTCGACACCGCCGACGGCTACTCGGCGTGGGTGCCCGGTAACACCGGCGGCGACTCGGAGCGCATCCTCGGCGAGTGGTTCGAGGCGCGCGGCAACCGCGATCAGGTGGTGCTCGCGACCAAGGTGAGCCAGCACCCCGACTTCAAGGGACTCGCTGCCGACAACATCCGCCGGGCGGCCGACGCCTCGCTGGAGCGGCTGAAGTCCGACTACATCGACCTCTAC
Coding sequences within:
- a CDS encoding pentapeptide repeat-containing protein — its product is MRTAEDPRRELKADCSRCVGLCCVALAFARSADFAFDKPAGDPCVNLDHDDLCTIHPRLRESGFRGCTVFDCFGAGQQVTQHTFDGRGWRDDADRRREMFAVFPLMRQLHELLWYLEEALALSAAARIHPALRRARADVRTLTDAPSSVIVDTDIEELRGPAAELLREAARLTREAGPVGTGPLGSGRKKTARSRIQPGADLLGADLRGADLRGAELRGALLIAADLRGADLSRAELIGADLRDARLHGADLREAIYLTQVQVNAATGDASTVLPPTLDRPGHWA